In Deinococcus maricopensis DSM 21211, the sequence ACGCGGGCGTCAGCCCGGGCAGGTCCACGCCCGCGTACATGACCCAGCCGTCCGGGCAGGCGCCCAGCGCCGCTTCCAGGCCCGCGAGCGGTCCCTCGCCGGGCCGGGTGTCCGGGAGCGGCGTCCATCCCGGCAGGACGTACCGGCCCGGCGGCGCCACCAGGACGCGCGCGTCCGCGGGGGGGAAGCGGCGCGCCACGCGGTCCAGCAGGCGCTCCCCGCTGATCACCGCGAGCGCCTTGTCCGACCCGAACCGCGAGGACCGCCCGCCCGCCGTGATCGCTGCGCTGAGCGCTTCCTCGTGCACGCGCCGAGCGTATCAGCTCAGCACGCGCATCAGCCACGCCCCCAGGCGCGGGCCCAGCCGCCCGTACGGCGGGTACAGCAGCCGCACCGGGCTGAGCGGTGGTTCGCGCAGCACCGCCCGCTCATGCGAGAACGCCCGGAACCCGAACTCCCCGTGGTAGCGTCCCTGCCCACTCGCGCCCACTCCGCCGAACGGCAGGTGCGGGTTGGCCAGGTGCGCGACCGTGCCGTTCACGACGGCGCCGCCGCTGGTGGTGTCCCGCAGCACCTGTTCCGCAGCGGCGTCCCCCGCGAACACGTACAGCGCGAGCGGCGCGTCCCCCGCGCGCACGAGCGCGGTCGCTTCTGCCAGCGTGCGGTACGTGAGGATCGGCAGGACCGGCCCGAACAGCTCCTCACGCATCAGTGGCATGTCCGGCGTGACGTCCACGACCAGCGTCGGCGAAATGAAACGCCGCGCCGCGTCGAACGTGCCGCCCGCCACGACGCGCGCGCCGGCGCGGACACTCCCGAGCGTGAGGGCCTCCAGGCGGTCCACGCTGCAGGCGTCCACCATGCGGCCGTAATCGGGGCCGACGCGCTGCCACACCCGACCGCCGAAGCGCCGCTCGATCAGGACCGTCAGGGCCAGCAGCAGCTCGTCTCGCACGCGCTCATGCACCAGAACGTAGTCGGGCGCCACGCAGGTCTGCCCGGCGTTCAGGAACTTGCCCCACGCGATGCGTTCGGCGGCACGTTCGATGTCCGCGCTCTCGTCCACGATGGCGGGGGATTTCCCGCCCAGTTCCAGGGTGACGGCGGCGAGGTGCCGGCTGGCGGCTTCCATCACGAGGCGGCCTACGCGGGTGCTGCC encodes:
- a CDS encoding aldehyde dehydrogenase family protein, with the protein product MSSVTAPDRTTPLQALYDAQRTYAPTIAARTARERAATLARLGHAVDQHRARLAQALHLDLGKSRAEAEITELHPLRGEIQFARRHVARWMHPRRVGTPPALGLARSEVRATPRGVTLILSPWNYPVNLTLVPLASAIAAGNPVILKPSEKAPHTARALRALIEDTFDPREVALVEGEADVATALLDLPFDHVFFTGSTRVGRLVMEAASRHLAAVTLELGGKSPAIVDESADIERAAERIAWGKFLNAGQTCVAPDYVLVHERVRDELLLALTVLIERRFGGRVWQRVGPDYGRMVDACSVDRLEALTLGSVRAGARVVAGGTFDAARRFISPTLVVDVTPDMPLMREELFGPVLPILTYRTLAEATALVRAGDAPLALYVFAGDAAAEQVLRDTTSGGAVVNGTVAHLANPHLPFGGVGASGQGRYHGEFGFRAFSHERAVLREPPLSPVRLLYPPYGRLGPRLGAWLMRVLS
- the mobA gene encoding molybdenum cofactor guanylyltransferase; translation: MHEEALSAAITAGGRSSRFGSDKALAVISGERLLDRVARRFPPADARVLVAPPGRYVLPGWTPLPDTRPGEGPLAGLEAALGACPDGWVMYAGVDLPGLTPAYWAALLNARTAGARSVAGLDASGHVQPLAALYHTSLRGAVSALLDAGERRLRAALLDVQQVPWASLEAQCPDAYRNVNTPADLPDA